The Miscanthus floridulus cultivar M001 chromosome 7, ASM1932011v1, whole genome shotgun sequence genome includes a region encoding these proteins:
- the LOC136467579 gene encoding protein kinase G11A-like: MASKAMPQILPEMPSIPGPKQCSKSASPLEIPQTNNSCASALTVLPGTTNVSKSSHKPEPKEQKPDHLKEPVDVASIKFPIESSKKVVAEHGSMNGSSTSFQTCEGTSQAKVSASAKFTDPSEIGDRGNSGRCRPSTSSDISDESSCSSMSSSTKPHKANDSRWEAIQMIRTRDGILGLSHFRLLKRLGCGDIGSVYLSELSGTKSYFAMKVMDKASLASRKKLLRAQTEKEILQCLDHPFLPTLYTHFETDKFSCLVMEFCPGGDLHTLRQRQPGKHFPEQAVKFYIAEVLLALEYLHMLGIIYRDLKPENVLVREDGHIMLSDFDLSLRCAVSPTLIKSSNPDAEALRKNSQGYCVEPSCIIQPSCAAPTTCFGPRLFSKSKKDRKPKPEAATPINPWPELIAEPSDARSMSFVGTHEYLAPEIIKGEGHGSAVDWWTFGIFLYELLFGKTPFKGSSNRATLFNVIGQQLRFPEYPVVSFSARDLIRSLLVKEPQQRLAYKRGATEIKQHPFFEGVNWALIRCASPPEVPKPVEIERPSKHPSSPSGAADASVGAPQKGADGYLEFDFF; this comes from the exons ATGGCTTCGAAGGCAATGCCCCAAATTCTCCCAGAAATGCCAAGCATCCCAGGCCCGAAGCAGTGCTCTAAAAGTGCTTCCCCTTTGGAGATTCCCCAGACAAACAATTCCTGTGCTTCAGCACTAACAGTGTTACCAGGAACAACTAACGTGAGCAAATCGAGTCATAAACCTGAGCCGAAGGAGCAGAAACCAGATCACCTCAAGGAACCTGTTGATGTTGCGTCGATCAAGTTTCCCATAGAATCAAGCAAGAAAGTGGTAGCGGAGCATGGGAGCATGAATGGAAGTTCCACTTCATTTCAGACATGTGAAGGGACTAGTCAAGCAAAGGTTAGCGCAAGTGCTAAGTTCACTGATCCATCCGAGATTGGTGACAGGGGCAATAGTGGAAGATGCAGGCCTAGCACAAGCAGTGATATCAGTGATGAGAGCTCATGTAGTAGCATGAGTAGCAGCACAAAGCCTCACAAGGCGAATGATTCGCGATGGGAGGCAATTCAGATGATCAGAACTAGAGATGGGATCCTTGGGTTGAGTCATTTCAGGCTGTTGAAGAGGTTAGGCTGTGGCGATATTGGCAGTGTGTATCTCTCTGAATTGAGTGGGACTAAGAGCTATTTCGCGATGAAGGTTATGGATAAGGCGTCACTAGCAAGCCGTAAAAAGTTGCTTCGAGCTCAAACAGAGAAGGAGATTTTGCAATGCCTGGATCATCCCTTCCTTCCTACACTCTACACTCACTTTGAGACCGATAAGTTCTCCTGCCTAGTTATGGAGTTCTGCCCAGGGGGAGACCTTCACACTCTTCGACAGAGGCAGCCTGGCAAACATTTTCCGGAGCAAGCTGTCAA ATTCTACATAGCAGAAGTCCTCCTAGCACTAGAATACTTGCACATGCTCGGTATCATATACCGTGATCTCAAGCCTGAAAATGTCCTTGTTCGGGAGGATGGGCACATCATGCTCTCAGACTTCGACCTCTCCCTTCGCTGTGCAGTCAGTCCAACACTGATTAAATCCTCAAACCCTGATGCAGAAGCACTCAGGAAGAACAGCCAAGGCTACTGTGTTGAGCCGTCCTGCATTATTCAACCATCATGTGCAGCCCCAACCACCTGCTTTGGCCCACGCTTGTTCTCGAAGTCTAAGAAAGATCGAAAACCAAAACCTGAAGCTGCCACCCCGATCAACCCTTGGCCTGAGCTCATAGCAGAGCCCAGTGATGCACGGTCAATGTCATTTGTTGGGACACACGAGTACCTGGCCCCTGAGATTATCAAAGGTGAGGGCCATGGTAGTGCTGTCGACTGGTGGACCTTTGGGATATTCTTGTACGAGCTGCTGTTCGGGAAGACACCTTTCAAGGGATCCAGCAACCGGGCTACACTGTTCAATGTCATTGGCCAGCAGTTGCGCTTCCCAGAGTACCCGGTTGTGAGCTTCTCAGCAAGAGATTTGATCAGGAGTCTACTTGTGAAGGAGCCCCAGCAACGGTTGGCTTACAAGCGTGGAGCCACGGAGATCAAGCAGCATCCCTTCTTTGAGGGCGTGAATTGGGCACTTATAAGATGTGCAAGCCCACCAGAGGTACCAAAACCTGTCGAGATTGAGAGGCCATCAAAGCATCCTTCATCGCCATcgggagctgctgatgcttccgtTGGTGCACCCCAGAAAGGTGCTGACGGCTACTTGGAGTTTGATTTCTTCTAG
- the LOC136467580 gene encoding uncharacterized protein, producing MLHIFRTLPKQFPFPPPPLSSSQRAPTRRRLLPLRLLMASPTAGDAPLAAPAPAADATDAALAAAAAVPDPDAEFGFQRPELGKEKLVGTVGFHERHVFLCYKGPDVWPSRLEASESDRLPRLLAAAIKARKPNLKKTIKLTICEGEDGTESSNGDVLIFPDMVRYKGLTHFDVDNFVEEVLVKDIDWLPGSPEPMSGSYVFVCSHGSRDKRCGVCGPALIKRFKEEINGLGLDGQVSVSACSHVGGHKYAGNVIIFSSDAKGDVTGHWYGYVVPDDVPVLLHKHIEQGEIVDHLWRGQMGLSEEQQKQALELRSMLNGGKESLEETGTDGASCNPAAAGGCCQGNGGFTCCQTDLPKEKQDKSIAAEQNPKSSEENDKEGGAGSKKGNTKTCPMPTWFETWERADTYAALAAVAAAAAVFVSFRIYKNLN from the exons ATGCTACACATTTTCCGCACACTCCCCAAGCAATTTccatttccaccaccaccactctcTTCCTCGCAGCGCGCACCAACCCGCCGCCGTCTACTGCCACTCCGCCTCCTCATGGCCTCCCCTACGGCGGGTGATGCCCCCCtcgcggctccggctccggcggctGACGCGACGGACGCGGCcctcgccgccgcggccgcggtgCCGGATCCAGACGCAGAGTTCGGGTTCCAGCGCCCGGAGCTCGGGAAGGAGAAGCTGGTCGGGACGGTGGGGTTCCACGAGCGCCATGTGTTCCTCTGCTACAAGGGCCCGGACGTGTGGCCGTCCCGCCTCGAGGCCTCTGAGTCTGATCGCCTCCCccgcctcctcgccgccgccatcaAGGCCCGCAAGCCCAATCTGAAGAAGACC ATCAAATTGACCATCTGTGAAGGAGAAGATGGCACTGAATCATCAAATGGAGATGTGTTGATCTTTCCAGATATGGTCAGATACAA AGGGCTGACCCATTTTGATGTCGACAACTTTGTTGAAGAAGTGCTAGTGAAGGATATTGACTGGCTTCCTGGATCTCCTGAGCCTATGAGTGGTTCCTATGTTTTTGTTTGCTCCCATGGAAGCAGGGACAAAAGGTGTGGTGTTTGTGGACCTGCTTTGATTAAAAGGTTCAAGGAAGAGATAAATGGACTGGGACTTGATGGTCAGGTGTCTGTCAGTGCATGCTCACACGTGGGAGGTCATAAGTATGCAGGAAATGTCATCATTTTCAGTTCTGATGCTAAGGGAGATGTGACTGGTCATTG GTATGGTTATGTTGTTCCTGATGATGTGCCTGTTTTGCTGCATAAACATATTGAACAAGGAGAAATTGTGGACCATCTATGGAG GGGGCAGATGGGTTTATCCGAGGAGCAGCAGAAGCAAGCTCTCGAGCTTCGGAGCATGCTAAATGGTGGCAAAGAATCCCTTGAAGAAACCGGAACAGATGGTGCTTCTTGCAACCCTGCAGCAGCTGGTGGATGCTGCCAAGGCAATGGTGGCTTCACCTGCTGCCAAACTGACCTGCCAAAGGAAAAACAGGACAAGAGTATCGCAGCTGAGCAGAACCCCAAGAGCTCTGAGGAGAATGACAAGGAGGGTGGTGCTGGCAGCAAGAAGGGGAATACAAAGACTTGCCCGATGCCCACCTGGTTTGAGACCTGGGAGAGAGCTGACACCTATGCCGCTCTTGCTGCTGTCGCAGCTGCTGCAGCGGTGTTTGTCTCTTTCAGAATCTACAAGAACCTCAACTGA